The proteins below come from a single Rosa rugosa chromosome 2, drRosRugo1.1, whole genome shotgun sequence genomic window:
- the LOC133731660 gene encoding APO protein 4, mitochondrial-like: MALRRKLGESSNFSCKMMLSFSRYYSSNKVDLKKLRPMILKRIQDRAKDYPVQSMIPVAEEVLNSRRLLIQGVSTLLKVIPVVACKFCPEVHISDKGHLIQTCCGFKRRGRNRVHEWITGSLKDVLVPVEAFHLKHMFQGVIKHNQRFDYDRVPAVVELCWQAGANDENLYSGTWNPESDCVAVEGAESLSPAELTLVANGTLRAWEILRNGVKKLLMVYPAKVCKDCSEVHVGPSGHKARLCGLFKYERWQGTHFWRKASVNDLVPPNIVWRRRRQDPLVLLNEGRGYYGHAPAVVELCAQAGAIVPSKYRCMMKVEGLTSVVNQGLPPPPFNLTEPYRLLHPKDHV; encoded by the exons ATGGCGCTGAGGAGAAAATTGGGGGAGAGTTCGAATTTCAGTTGCAAAATGATGTTGAGCTTTTCGAGGTATTACAGCTCAAACAAAGTGGACTTAAAGAAGCTGAGGCCTATGATTCTGAAGAGAATCCAGGACCGAGCTAAGGACTATCCGGTGCAGAGCATGATACCAGTGGCCGAGGAGGTCCTTAATTCCCGGAGGCTTCTTATTCAAGGCGTCTCTACCCTCCTCAAAGTGATCCCAGTTGTGGCCTGCAA ATTCTGTCCAGAAGTACACATTAGCGATAAAGGTCACTTAATTCAGACTTGTTGTGGTTTCAAACGTCGTGGCAGAAATCGGGTTCATGAGTGGATAACTGGTAGTTTGAAAGATGTACTTGTTCCAGTAGAGGCATTTCACTTGAAGCACATGTTCCAGGGTGTTATCAAACATAACCAAAGGTTTGATTATGACCGTGTTCCTGCAGTTGTTGAGCTGTGCTGGCAAGCAGGGGCAAATGATGAAAATCTGTATTCTGGTACTTGGAACCCAGAAAGTGATTGTGTTGCTGTTGAAGGAGCTGAGTCATTGTCACCTGCTGAACTCACTCTGGTTGCCAATGGAACTTTGAGGGCCTGGGAAATACTTAGAAATGGCGTGAAGAAATTGTTGATGGTTTATCCAGCAAAAGTGTGTAAAGACTGTTCAGAAGTCCATGTTGGGCCATCTGGGCATAAGGCGAGGCTTTGTGGACTTTTTAAGTATGAGCGTTGGCAAGGAACCCACTTTTGGAGAAAAGCATCTGTAAATGATCTTGTTCCTCCAAACATTGTATGGCGGAGGCGGCGTCAAGATCCTCTTGTTCTTTTGAATGAAGGAAGGGGCTATTACGGGCATGCTCCAGCAGTAGTAGAACTATGCGCACAGGCAGGTGCTATTGTGCCTTCAAAGTATCGTTGTATGATGAAAGTGGAGGGTTTAACTTCAGTTGTAAATCAAGGTTTACCCCCTCCGCCATTTAACCTGACAGAACCATACAGGTTACTCCATCCGAAAGATCATGTTTAA